Proteins found in one Litorihabitans aurantiacus genomic segment:
- the rpmB gene encoding 50S ribosomal protein L28 has protein sequence MASTCDVCAKHPSFGKSVSHSHVRTSRRWNPNIQKVRTVINGTPKRLNVCTSCLKAGKVTRAL, from the coding sequence GTGGCTTCGACCTGCGACGTGTGCGCGAAGCACCCGAGCTTCGGCAAGAGCGTCTCGCACTCGCACGTGCGGACCTCGCGCCGTTGGAACCCGAACATCCAGAAGGTGCGCACCGTCATCAACGGCACGCCCAAGCGCCTGAACGTGTGCACCTCCTGCCTCAAGGCGGGCAAGGTGACGCGCGCTCTCTGA
- a CDS encoding helicase-related protein, producing the protein MQFADLGLVVVDEQHRFGVEQRDLLRAKGRTAPHLLVMTATPIPRTVAMTVFGDLEVSTLRDVPAGRADVVTHVVPAGNAAWLARTWSRVAEEVRQGRRAYVVCPRISATQVEPDDGAPRPEEDGDGGRGDGDGGSPRELAAVEDVVAQLREEPALAGIAIGSLHGRMSGEEKESAMDDLASGAIGVLVATTVIEVGVDVPLASAMVILDADRFGLSQLHQLRGRIGRGSLPGVCLAVTAAPPDSPALERLTTFAGTRDGFVLAEADLEQRREGDVLGAAQSGRTSLRLLRVVHDADVIEEARVAARDVVARDPELTDHPALAEAIARALDAEAEEYLERT; encoded by the coding sequence GTGCAGTTCGCCGACCTCGGACTCGTGGTGGTCGACGAGCAGCACCGCTTCGGCGTCGAGCAGCGCGACCTCCTGCGCGCCAAGGGCCGCACCGCGCCCCACCTGCTCGTGATGACGGCGACGCCGATCCCGCGCACCGTCGCCATGACCGTCTTCGGCGACCTCGAGGTCTCCACGCTGCGCGACGTGCCCGCGGGGCGCGCCGACGTCGTCACGCACGTCGTCCCGGCGGGCAACGCGGCCTGGCTCGCGCGCACCTGGAGCCGCGTGGCCGAGGAGGTGCGCCAGGGGCGGCGCGCCTACGTCGTGTGCCCGCGCATCAGCGCGACCCAGGTCGAGCCCGACGACGGCGCGCCCCGCCCCGAGGAGGACGGCGACGGCGGACGAGGAGACGGCGACGGCGGCTCGCCCCGCGAGCTCGCCGCCGTCGAGGACGTCGTGGCGCAGCTGCGCGAGGAGCCCGCGCTGGCCGGGATCGCGATCGGCAGCCTCCACGGCCGCATGAGCGGCGAGGAGAAGGAGTCGGCGATGGACGACCTCGCCTCGGGCGCGATCGGCGTGCTCGTGGCGACGACGGTGATCGAGGTCGGCGTCGACGTCCCGCTGGCGAGCGCGATGGTGATCCTCGACGCCGACCGGTTCGGGCTGTCGCAGCTGCACCAGCTGCGCGGGCGCATCGGCCGCGGCAGCCTGCCCGGCGTCTGTCTCGCGGTCACGGCCGCGCCGCCGGACTCGCCGGCGCTGGAGCGCCTGACGACGTTCGCCGGTACGCGCGACGGCTTCGTGCTCGCCGAGGCGGACCTCGAGCAGCGCCGCGAGGGCGACGTGCTCGGTGCCGCGCAGTCGGGGCGCACCTCGCTGCGCCTGCTGCGCGTGGTCCACGACGCCGACGTCATCGAGGAGGCCAGGGTTGCGGCGCGCGACGTCGTCGCCCGCGATCCGGAGCTCACCGACCACCCGGCGCTGGCCGAGGCGATCGCCCGCGCGCTCGACGCCGAGGCGGAGGAGTACCTCGAGCGCACGTGA
- a CDS encoding DEAD/DEAH box helicase yields the protein MPDEQPPPPIPLYARTPRAFREGSPDGDGGDGVVRTPALDRSLRLTTGDAKKFERLGLRTVRDLLEHYPRRVADPGRLTDLASLTLGDHVILIVDIASFTARSMRSRRGSVVTIEVTDGVRRLPIVYFAPHPGRVAYLEQRLPVGKRVTVDGVVGTKNGALQLTHPVIADVDSDLSEEEIERRATFPQLRYGQTRGLDSTKIAAVIGAQLETLTDADLPDPVPPAVRRARRRSKLEHARALRLLHGPETMAEYDGAQDALRFEEAFVLQAAMARRRAQADAVPAAAREPRADGIAAAFDARLPFTLTDGQREVGDQIGADLARTTPMQRLLQGEVGSGKTVVALRAMLQVVDAGGQAALLAPTEVLAAQHERSIRAMLGELAEAGMLGGGEDATRVVLLTGSQSAAQRRRALAEAAGGARASSSARTHCSRSTCSSPTSDSWWSTSSTASASSSATSCAPRAAPRPTCS from the coding sequence GTGCCCGACGAGCAGCCGCCACCGCCGATCCCGCTGTACGCCCGCACGCCGCGCGCGTTCCGCGAGGGGTCCCCGGACGGTGACGGCGGCGACGGCGTCGTGCGCACCCCCGCCCTCGACCGCAGCCTGCGTCTGACCACCGGCGACGCGAAGAAGTTCGAGCGCCTGGGCCTGCGCACCGTGCGCGACCTGCTCGAGCACTACCCGCGGCGCGTGGCGGACCCCGGCAGGCTGACCGACCTCGCGAGCCTCACCCTGGGCGACCACGTCATCCTCATCGTCGACATCGCGTCGTTCACGGCGCGCTCGATGCGCTCGCGTCGCGGCAGCGTCGTGACGATCGAGGTCACGGACGGCGTGCGCCGCCTCCCGATCGTCTACTTCGCCCCGCACCCGGGTCGCGTCGCCTACCTCGAGCAGCGCCTGCCGGTCGGCAAGCGCGTGACGGTCGACGGCGTCGTCGGCACCAAGAACGGTGCGCTGCAGCTGACGCATCCCGTCATCGCCGACGTCGACAGCGACCTGAGCGAGGAGGAGATCGAGCGCCGGGCGACCTTCCCGCAGCTGCGCTACGGCCAGACCCGCGGGCTGGACAGCACCAAGATCGCCGCGGTCATCGGTGCGCAGCTGGAGACGTTGACCGACGCCGACCTCCCCGACCCGGTTCCGCCGGCGGTCCGTCGTGCGCGCCGGCGCTCGAAGCTCGAGCACGCCCGCGCGCTCCGTCTGCTGCACGGCCCCGAGACGATGGCGGAGTACGACGGCGCGCAGGACGCTCTGCGCTTCGAGGAGGCGTTCGTGCTGCAGGCGGCGATGGCCCGCCGTCGCGCCCAGGCCGACGCCGTCCCCGCCGCGGCGCGGGAACCCCGTGCGGACGGGATCGCCGCCGCGTTCGACGCCCGGCTGCCCTTCACCCTCACCGACGGCCAGCGCGAGGTCGGCGATCAGATCGGGGCCGACCTCGCCCGCACCACGCCGATGCAGCGCCTCCTGCAGGGCGAGGTCGGCTCCGGCAAGACGGTCGTGGCGCTGCGCGCGATGCTCCAGGTGGTCGACGCCGGCGGTCAGGCCGCGCTCCTGGCCCCCACCGAGGTGCTCGCCGCGCAGCACGAGCGCTCCATCCGCGCGATGCTCGGCGAGCTCGCCGAGGCGGGGATGCTCGGCGGGGGAGAGGACGCCACCCGCGTCGTGCTCCTGACCGGGTCGCAGAGCGCCGCGCAGCGCCGCCGTGCGCTCGCGGAGGCGGCCGGGGGAGCGCGGGCATCGTCGTCGGCACGCACGCACTGCTCCAGGAGCACGTGCAGTTCGCCGACCTCGGACTCGTGGTGGTCGACGAGCAGCACCGCTTCGGCGTCGAGCAGCGCGACCTCCTGCGCGCCAAGGGCCGCACCGCGCCCCACCTGCTCGTGA
- the rsmD gene encoding 16S rRNA (guanine(966)-N(2))-methyltransferase RsmD, which produces MARIIAGTHGGRTIAVPAKGTRPTTDRVREALFARLDHHDLVDGRRVLDLYAGSGALGLEAASRGASRVVLVEAARQAAQVCRENVGALGLRDVVEVVPRKVEAYLASDAAAPVAGERFGLVFVDPPYDLGEADLTRALDALATHLDEDAVVVVERSTRSPEPALPEGLELWETRRYGETALHLLERAPHDHAQA; this is translated from the coding sequence GTGGCACGGATCATCGCGGGGACGCACGGCGGACGCACCATCGCGGTGCCGGCGAAGGGGACCCGCCCCACGACCGACCGCGTGCGGGAGGCGCTGTTCGCCCGCCTGGACCACCACGACCTCGTCGACGGGCGTCGCGTCCTCGACCTGTACGCGGGTTCGGGGGCGCTGGGCCTGGAGGCCGCGAGCCGCGGGGCGTCCCGCGTGGTGCTGGTCGAGGCGGCGCGCCAGGCCGCCCAGGTCTGCCGCGAGAACGTGGGGGCGCTGGGGCTGCGCGACGTCGTCGAGGTGGTGCCGCGCAAGGTCGAGGCCTACCTCGCCTCCGACGCGGCCGCGCCCGTCGCGGGCGAGCGCTTCGGGCTCGTGTTCGTCGACCCGCCCTACGACCTGGGCGAGGCGGACCTGACACGGGCGCTCGATGCGCTCGCGACGCACCTGGACGAGGACGCCGTCGTGGTGGTGGAGCGCTCGACACGCAGTCCCGAGCCGGCGCTGCCGGAGGGCCTGGAGCTCTGGGAGACGCGCCGTTACGGCGAGACCGCGCTCCACCTGCTCGAGCGGGCCCCCCACGACCACGCGCAGGCATAG
- a CDS encoding ABC transporter ATP-binding protein — MPAATKDHATPAAAGKTPALRTSALLVGYGETAASAVCPPVTIDVAPGRALAVVGANGTGKSTLLRAFVGLLAPLGGRVEVLGREVDEREAAFRAAVSTVMDEDTSFPSLTVREHLLLLARGHGVSRASALVTELIEEFGLTDRAAAMPTALSSGQRRRMLLAAAFVRPRRLLVLDEPEQRLDAGMRDRLAQRLVAERADGVTVLMATHDPALVQTVATEALLIAEDAVRRTSPKGAVAAIEAL, encoded by the coding sequence GTGCCTGCCGCGACGAAGGATCACGCCACGCCCGCCGCCGCCGGGAAGACCCCCGCGCTGCGGACCTCCGCGCTGCTCGTCGGCTACGGCGAGACCGCGGCCTCGGCGGTCTGCCCGCCCGTGACGATCGACGTCGCACCCGGCCGCGCGCTCGCCGTCGTCGGCGCGAACGGTACGGGCAAGTCCACGCTGCTGCGCGCGTTCGTGGGCCTGCTCGCGCCGCTCGGCGGGCGCGTCGAGGTGCTGGGCCGCGAGGTCGACGAGCGCGAGGCCGCCTTCCGCGCGGCCGTCAGCACCGTCATGGACGAGGACACGAGCTTCCCCTCGCTCACGGTCCGCGAGCACCTGCTGCTGCTCGCGCGCGGGCACGGCGTCAGCCGTGCGAGCGCCCTGGTCACCGAGCTGATCGAGGAGTTCGGGCTCACCGATCGCGCCGCCGCGATGCCGACCGCGCTCTCCTCCGGTCAGCGCCGCCGCATGCTGCTGGCCGCCGCGTTCGTCCGACCCCGCCGCCTCCTCGTGCTCGACGAGCCCGAGCAGCGCCTCGACGCCGGCATGCGCGACCGCCTCGCGCAGCGCCTGGTGGCCGAGCGGGCCGACGGCGTGACCGTGCTCATGGCGACGCACGACCCCGCGCTGGTGCAGACCGTGGCCACCGAGGCCCTGCTCATCGCCGAGGACGCCGTGCGGCGCACCTCGCCGAAGGGTGCGGTCGCGGCGATCGAGGCGCTGTGA
- a CDS encoding DUF6297 family protein has product MTTRPELDAVPTGSQLRALTRAARRGHGGAPLSQLVGDAYTYLLTLVVTVALAISGAHVLGADFSGTEQGSAFDAGWLWLVAGLTVAGLALGVLARLGPIGVGGAGALWWLPTPADRLSLLRPTATAWIASTALGGAIAGGAISALTHAGPATIVWAVLAGAGLGAALAAAVAITQTTPASRSRARRLALAGDLLAMVAVALWIGVGLAGVAAPSAPALVVAVVALAAGVAAVVVLLRRLAQIPGAALRDRGARTGMATFAISTLDMRELGRVLTDPGRDQRRRTLSMGWVRGVVGAITTADALLLLRAPRQLVVLVASLGLPVAVTTAGASQVLAALAFVVGVYLAANAVTAGAREAEHAPALDRAFGISARAARAIRLIVPSLVCLMWSGAAVALLRGLELGWVVQLVLFAPAIAAAATKAAYRNPPDWSRPLVVSPMGAFPPGIVTSLATGPILAVVACLPVIIALFVGPRPVLAALQVLVTAILVAVATHARRRKVRAGASGAFAAPPRD; this is encoded by the coding sequence GTGACCACCCGTCCGGAGCTCGACGCCGTCCCCACCGGCTCGCAGCTGCGCGCCCTCACCCGTGCCGCCCGTCGGGGCCACGGCGGCGCCCCGCTCTCGCAGCTCGTCGGAGACGCCTACACCTACCTGCTCACCCTCGTGGTCACGGTCGCGCTGGCCATCAGCGGCGCGCACGTGCTCGGCGCCGACTTCAGCGGTACCGAGCAGGGGTCCGCGTTCGACGCCGGCTGGCTCTGGCTCGTCGCCGGTCTCACCGTCGCGGGCCTCGCGCTCGGTGTCCTCGCCCGCCTCGGACCCATCGGTGTCGGCGGCGCCGGTGCGCTGTGGTGGCTCCCCACGCCGGCCGACCGCCTCTCGCTCCTGCGCCCGACGGCGACGGCGTGGATCGCCTCGACCGCGCTCGGCGGGGCGATCGCCGGGGGAGCGATCAGTGCTCTGACGCACGCCGGTCCGGCCACGATCGTGTGGGCCGTGCTCGCCGGCGCCGGTCTCGGGGCGGCGCTCGCGGCCGCCGTCGCGATCACCCAGACGACCCCCGCCTCCCGCAGCCGGGCCCGGCGTCTGGCGCTGGCCGGCGACCTCCTGGCGATGGTCGCCGTCGCGCTGTGGATCGGGGTGGGTCTCGCGGGGGTCGCGGCGCCGTCGGCGCCCGCGCTCGTCGTCGCGGTCGTGGCGCTCGCGGCGGGGGTGGCCGCCGTCGTCGTGCTCCTGCGCCGACTGGCGCAGATCCCCGGCGCCGCGCTGCGCGACCGCGGCGCGCGCACCGGCATGGCGACCTTCGCCATCAGCACCCTCGACATGCGCGAGCTCGGCCGCGTCCTGACCGACCCCGGCCGCGACCAGCGCCGCCGCACGCTGTCGATGGGCTGGGTGCGCGGGGTCGTCGGGGCGATCACGACGGCGGACGCGCTCCTCCTCCTGCGGGCGCCGCGCCAGCTGGTGGTGCTGGTCGCGAGCCTCGGGCTACCGGTCGCCGTGACGACGGCGGGCGCCTCGCAGGTGCTCGCGGCGCTGGCGTTCGTCGTCGGCGTCTACCTCGCCGCCAACGCCGTCACCGCCGGTGCGCGCGAGGCGGAGCACGCCCCCGCGCTCGACCGCGCGTTCGGCATCTCCGCCCGCGCGGCACGCGCGATCCGCCTGATCGTGCCGAGCCTCGTGTGCCTGATGTGGTCGGGCGCGGCCGTCGCGCTCCTGCGCGGGCTCGAGCTCGGATGGGTGGTGCAGCTCGTCCTGTTCGCCCCGGCGATCGCCGCCGCCGCGACCAAGGCGGCCTACCGCAACCCGCCCGACTGGAGCCGCCCGCTCGTCGTGTCGCCGATGGGGGCGTTCCCGCCCGGGATCGTCACCTCGCTCGCGACGGGACCGATCCTCGCGGTCGTGGCGTGCCTGCCCGTGATCATCGCGCTGTTCGTGGGGCCCCGGCCGGTCCTCGCGGCCCTGCAGGTCCTGGTGACGGCGATCCTCGTGGCGGTCGCGACCCACGCGCGGCGGCGGAAGGTGCGGGCGGGCGCGTCGGGCGCCTTCGCGGCCCCGCCACGGGACTAG